caacggaggcatcTGAGGCAAGCAACGGGTACATCAACACGTGATCAAACGTAGCGGGCCCACGTAATCACCGTGAAAACGGCCTCTACgtcgcgaaaccgcgcaccacgcaCGTGCGTGAGTTGTCCAGGAGCGCCGGTGTTCGTACAGTGTTTTCTAGGGGTGCCGGAGCATTTCGAGAGTGTCCAAGCGTATTTACGTATTCattcatttacttatttattgcgATACCCTCAGGGCCTCCgtggcattacagaggggagtgggtacacAGGCTTACTATAAGGATGCGCAGTAGAGTGAACGTAACACGGTGATGGAACACACAACGGCAGTTTACGAAAAGGAATACGAAGGAGAATGCGAATGACCGTAAAGATACAACAAGGGCAAATCATTGAAAAAAGATTCGATGGTGGCAATGGTTcgggaaggcggttccagtcCAAACAAGTTTTAGGCATAAAAAGGAAAGGCCAACTTAGTATACAGGTAAACGGTTTAGGCACTAAGTGTGCTGGTATGGGTTGCGCTTTCCGAGACGGGGACACAAGAAGTCACGTGGATAAAAACAGACGGCCGCAACGCGATCGCAGTTCTCACTCGCCCGAGGAGCAGCGATGTTAGGTATGGTAAGGTTCAGGCATATGAGCTGAGCTCAATGTTTACCTAAACCTAAGAAAGTGGGCACGCCAGCAACAACGGTTCTCGAGTTAATTGAGACAATGGGAGCGCAGAGATCGCCGGAGCCTTTTAATGTGACCGCCCGCGGCCTGCCGTGCGCGCGCAGTGATCGTGCCATTCGAGCAAGAGAACAAGTACGTCGTCAAGAACACTATGGGCCAGTTTATCTTCATGGCGTACGAGAAGAGCGACCTGGGGacccgctgctgctgcggcggcagACGGCCCTTCGAGATGTCGCTGCTCGACTACCGGAGCGTCGAAGTGTTGCGGCTGTATCGGCCGCTCCGCTgcgacagctgctgctgcttttgctgcCTCCAGGTGAGCGCACCACGTAACGTATATATTGCACGACGATCGAGAGCGTATAGTTTCGTTTTATGAGTACGGTCTCCCGAACTGGAAACGGCGTAGACTGACGTAAAACAGGGCGGCAGTCGTCGCAGTCGAGACCGTCATTTAGGATTTGCCCCAGAGTAGCGCGTAGTACCGTTTCCAGCGACTGGTACTCTGCCGTTCGCTAAAGATGGATTAATTCTGCTATAAACATGTCAGTTATAATGTAAGGATGATGTGTAGCCTCTGCCGGGCTTACCTATTAAAGGTAAGTTCATTGTTGATGCTTTCGAGTAAAGGCATGATTTGGGTGTTCGGGAAGGGTTGGAAGTCTTAGAAGAGGATGAGCACGAAAGGAACACCTGCACTTATCACGCGGCCGTTTATGTTGCCGGTCGGAATCCCTGATGGTGAACTGAATCTAAAGCTCTTGGTGTTCTTATCCTTCTCTTTTGTCAGTGCGAGAGAAGTCTGTGCGGCCGTGGCAATCGAAGGCTGTGCtattctttcaacgtttacgacaACTCTAGTTCTTCAGTCGATTTGTCCAAAGCCGTACAAAAAGTGACATGATGCCCCGTGACCCCGTCGCTATAGTCTCagcgtggaggggggggggggcgcagccCTCCGGAAAAATTTCGGGGGAGTGGGAATCGAGCTTTCGAGCGCGCCTTCCCGTAGTCGGCGCCATTGCATCACGTTGATAACAGAGGTGCCGTGGCGCGCGCAGGAGATGGAGGTTTACGCTCCGCCGGGCAACATCGTCGGATCGATAAAGCAGGACTGGTCCGTCGTGTTTCCCTACCTCTCGCTTCGGGATAGCGGCGGCAACGTAGTGCTCCGGATCGTCGGGCCCTGCTGCACTTCGTCCATCTGCTGCAACGACGTCGTCTTCGACATCATGACCAAGGACGGGAAAACAAAGATCGGTCAGCTGTCGAAGAATTTTAACGGCCTGCTTCTGGAGGCCCTTACCGACATCGACAACTTCACGGTGACCTTCCCCATCGACCTGGACGTCAAGATGAAGGCCACGCTGCTAGGCGCGGTCTTTTTGATTGTGAGTAGACGAGCTCATCTAGGGATCGCTAGGCTGCTGGGCTTGCACGTGCGCATGATAATCGTGTTGGGTTTTTACGCCAGTTCGGGCCCCTATTTTTCGAATCTCTTTCGCACCATTGCACCAAGTGTATAGATATGCACACATGCCGCATCGAAACGCGCTCGCGCGCGATGTTTTCGGTGTTGTTGCTATTCCgtgttcttaagaggaagctttagctcgggcccaactccgacgcggcctattcaaatacatgtaaaacgcaaaaacgtttttatgagataacccctggaccgattttgatgaaatttgttgcatttgaaagataaagttaaattctagtgactgttggaagcggaattttgatttagtgcttgaattttcttaaaacgattttcaaatatttgaccgtttgaaaaaaatagaagcacgaagtttacgaattcataggtctgcataaagaattcatgtggcggttctgtaaacggcatccattagaacattcaaagcggacaaattcaatatgtcattttacatcttacatgaatttgttacgttggttacaacggttttgcaaaagttgtatttccctataaataaactttttttaatattcatgtgtaacata
This genomic window from Dermacentor albipictus isolate Rhodes 1998 colony chromosome 9, USDA_Dalb.pri_finalv2, whole genome shotgun sequence contains:
- the LOC135917337 gene encoding phospholipid scramblase 2-like; translation: MAAPPGGVMMLPAAQPPVRSRGPFVQMPTLQLVQPNVQPIAGCPPGLEYLMHVDQLLVHQQIQLLEMIVPFEQENKYVVKNTMGQFIFMAYEKSDLGTRCCCGGRRPFEMSLLDYRSVEVLRLYRPLRCDSCCCFCCLQEMEVYAPPGNIVGSIKQDWSVVFPYLSLRDSGGNVVLRIVGPCCTSSICCNDVVFDIMTKDGKTKIGQLSKNFNGLLLEALTDIDNFTVTFPIDLDVKMKATLLGAVFLIDFIFFESAAGGSNMDLPGNIIN